A stretch of the Zeugodacus cucurbitae isolate PBARC_wt_2022May chromosome 6, idZeuCucr1.2, whole genome shotgun sequence genome encodes the following:
- the LOC128922556 gene encoding longitudinals lacking protein, isoforms A/B/D/L-like: protein MHIINTLSTPPLPPKPPPHSSPIYKDLIAGVFAAAGTHLRSNLRVKASPPSSRGCTPVIKYEPTHTIDDAEMHESDLAGVPNLGMVTQAGTGGDGCSAAAAAVECTDDEQPCDLRLTAFPMNLVSMAIQRAALQSIAAAPPTHLSSLINFTHPHAQLTTTQAAPQPRALSPTRRYSISISSATAAGAGGGGANATGVVSSNRVATPPLTVGSGIGVGVVVDGNMNIAPQGSGVVAATSATSGGPSTSAAAAAAAAAAAAGNAALITGSSGDENALGAGVLSNSGGAMAAITSGSAGAGGGGGTFGGAYTCERCGNSYARPHSLNRHMRFECGVEPKFECPICHKKSKHKHNLVLHMRTHQHR from the exons ATGCATATCATCAACACCTTGTCAACACCACCACTACCACCAAAACCACCACCACATTCGTcacctatat ATAAAGACCTGATCGCGGGCGTTTTTGCTGCCGCCGGCACACATCTGCGGTCCAACTTGCGCGTGAAAGCTAGTCCGCCCAGCAGTCGTGGCTGCACGCCAGTCATAAAGTACGAGCCGACGCATACAATCGACGATGCGGAGATGCACGAGAGCGATTTGGCCGGTGTGCCCAACCTTGGTATGGTCACGCAAGCGGGCACGGGTGGTGATGGCTGcagcgccgccgccgccgccgttgAATGTACCGACGATGAGCAACCATGTGATTTGCGATTGACCGCATTCCCGATGAATTTGGTTTCGATGGCGATACAACGCGCCGCATTGCAGTCCATAGCGGCCGCACCCCCAACCCACCTTTCGTCGCTGATTAACTTCACACATCCGCATGCACAATTGACGACGACACAAGCAGCGCCACAGCCGCGTGCCTTATCACCAACACGCCGTTACAGCATCAGCATAAGTAGTGCTACGGCTGCGGGTGCGGGTGGCGGTGGTGCCAATGCAACTGGTGTAGTGTCTTCAAATCGTGTCGCAACACCACCGCTTACTGTTGGTAGTGGTAtaggtgttggtgttgttgttgatggcaACATGAACATTGCGCCACAAGGAAGCGGCGTTGTTGCAGCGACTAGCGCCACCTCAGGTGGACCATCTACCTCGGCAGccgcggcggcggcagcagcagcagcagcggccgGTAATGCCGCACTCATAACGGGGAGCAGCGGTGATGAGAATGCCCTCGGCGCCGGTGTGTTGAGCAATAGCGGCGGTGCAATGGCGGCCATTACAAGCGGTTCCGCTGGCgctggtggcggcggcggcacaTTCGGTGGTGCCTACACATGCGAACGGTGCGGCAACTCGTACGCACGACCGCACAGCCTCAATCGGCATATGCGTTTCGAATGCGGCGTCGAGCCGAAATTCGAATGCCCGATTTGTCACAAGAAGTCCAAGCATAAACATAATCTCGTACTGCACATGCGCACGCATCAACATCGATGA
- the LOC105214505 gene encoding uncharacterized protein LOC105214505 encodes MVHLLSANANDSHTYKHTVMDMYPILGSLLGVDTNVSASGAALPGTSSSIAARRHEPPANDLYGYLNNNSSGAASLLQRESFMQCKHCNRYYKSHQKLQEHVRKYCLKEKKYKCISCEYRSRRKDHVLRHAKRKHCELYAASRDNEESLYEIRTEEDGDDQARYEEHTVDYDGVYDDDAEVDVDPMPVSTLLGVGQFGFGLGSRDLTITAVPILQDSDDDDDDNYDDEDD; translated from the exons atggtACATTTGTTAAGCGCCAACGCGAAcgactcacatacatacaaacatacagttaTGG ATATGTATCCCATACTCGGCAGCCTACTTGGCGTTGACACGAACGTAAGTGCTTCCGGCGCTGCGCTGCCCGGCACTTCGTCATCCATCGCCGCTCGTCGGCACGAACCGCCAGCGAATGATTTGTATGgctatttgaataataatagcAGTGGTGCGGCGTCGCTGCTGCAACGTGAGAGCTTCATGCAATGCAAACACTGTAACCGTTATTATAAGTCGCATCAGAAGCTGCAGGAGCATGTGCGCAAGTACTGTCTCAAAGAGAAGAAATACAAGTGCATTTCGTGTGAGTATCGGTCGCGTCGCAAGGATCACGTGTTGCGTCATGCGAAGCGTAAGCATTGCGAACTGTATGCGGCGTCGCGTGACAACGAGGAGAGTCTCTATGAGATACGCACGGAGGAGGATGGTGACGATCAGGCGCGCTATGAGGAGCATACGGTGGACTATGATGGCGTGTACGATGATGATGCGGAGGTTGATGTTGATCCGATGCCGGTTAGCACGTTGCTCGGTGTGGGACAATTTGGCTTTGGGCTGGGCAGCAGAGATCTAACGATTACCGCGGTGCCCATTTTGCAGGAcagtgatgatgatgacgatgataaTTATGACGATGAGGATGATTGA
- the LOC128922700 gene encoding uncharacterized protein LOC128922700, whose amino-acid sequence MNNYTISVDSITITSSKYNLRRQTRKDSTNYSSAAASKNKLTTAAVTAAELQSCHTNYDSSSSSSSGGSLIEAPQHAMKTDLHAAATCSSDEQAIANNPTALIALQQLASISSVQSLERIMPTLRKNLLVNTDSLYANRSGKLPRQSSKRLSQFETNRCPLCSRVYRSQAFLNEHMRKEHSVLI is encoded by the exons ATGAACAACT ACACCATCTCCGTGGACAGCATAACGATCACATCGAGTAAGTACAATTTGCGACGCCAAACACGAAAGGACTCGACCAACTACAGCAGCGCAGCAGcaagtaaaaacaaattgaCCACCGCAGCAGTGACCGCAGCGGAGCTACAATCATGCCACACAAACtacgacagcagcagcagcagcagcagtggcggCTCACTTATCGAAGCACCACAGCACGCCATGAAGACCGATTTGCATGCGGCCGCCACCTGCTCGAGCGATGAGCAGGCCATCGCCAATAATCCAACCGCGCTCATAGCACTCCAACAATTGGCCTCCATTTCGTCGGTGCAATCGCTGGAGCGCATAATGCCAACTTTACGCAAAAATCTGCTCGTCAATACGGATAGTTTGTATGCAAATCGTTCGGGCAAATTGCCGCGGCAAAGTTCGAAACGTCTGTCCCAGTTCGAGACCAATCGTTGTCCGCTATGTTCGCGCGTTTATCGCTCTCAGGCTTTCCTCAATGAGCACATGCGCAAAGAGCATTCGGTTTTGATATAA
- the LOC114804258 gene encoding longitudinals lacking protein, isoforms N/O/W/X/Y produces the protein MAQPCTSDGYWTILETVPYSLQNTATNATGTISSVANTQLPVHHHQALHHHHQQQDEGNSSETNLLAGATVVVEIPTETMRNAIKYTIPEAEHQLLHTAESTLATTTTGTKQRIHIVKDMRLNPTVTVAQQTNITATHVEQQSGRQQQSTQQQQQQHFTLNDCLSTGVVVQQRQQTTQQQQTEFIKIDTIQEKMMLRNVIQYEAVDGLPADTSQVISALVESEKNQQQQQQQQQEVLRNTRELELLDKATIEAVSDTVLNAFEQQEAAEHIEEHKSQNHHEAQDKQLLPLMRCPTKILTPAANEAGLQLQYVCNLCGKSYKIKGSLKRHKRYECGVAPTVACQFCPHKCKYKSDLRKHISQKHAGQGGEELLLEQRLSSE, from the exons ATGGCTCAacctt gcACCTCCGATGGCTATTGGACTATCTTGGAAACCGTACCGTATTCGTTGCAGAACACCGCCACCAATGCGACCGGCACCATTTCCAGTGTGGCGAACACACAATTGCCGGTGCATCATCACCAAGCGctgcaccaccaccaccaacagcaGGACGAGGGCAACTCCAGCGAGACCAATCTCTTGGCCGGTGCCACAGTCGTGGTCGAAATACCAACGGAGACGATGCGAAATGCCATCAAGTACACCATACCCGAGGCGGAACATCAGCTGCTACACACAGCGGAGAGCACGCtagccaccaccaccacaggTACTAAGCAGCGCATACACATCGTCAAGGATATGCGTTTGAATCCCACCGTTACGGTGGCACAGCAGACCAACATTACAGCAACACACGTGGAACAACAGTCCGGCCGTCAGCAGCagagcacacaacaacaacaacaacaacatttcacaTTGAATGATTGCCTCAGCACGGGTGTGGTGGTGCAGCAGCGCCAGCAGACGACGCAACAGCAGCAAACGGAATTCATTAAAATCGACACGATCCAGGAAAAGATGATGTTGCGCAATGTTATACAGTACGAAGCGGTGGATGGTTTGCCCGCAGACACGTCGCAGGTCATCAGCGCATTGGTGGAGAGTGAGaagaatcaacaacaacagcagcaacagcaacaggaaGTATTGCGCAACACGCGTGAACTTGAGCTGCTGGACAAGGCCACCATTGAGGCCGTTAGCGACACGGTGCTCAACGCCTTCGAGCAGCAGGAGGCGGCGGAACACATCGAGGAGCATAAGTCGCAAAATCATCATGAGGCGCAAGACAAACAGCTGTTGCCGCTCATGCGATGCCCCACTAAGATACTGACACCCGCCGCCAATGAAGCTGGTCTTCAACTGCAGTATGTGTGCAATCTGTGCGGCAAATCGTACAAAATAAAGGGCTCCTTGAAGCGTCACAAGCGCTACGAATGCGGCGTGGCACCAACGGTTGCGTGTCAATTCTGTCcacacaaatgcaaatacaaatcgGATTTGCGTAAACATATATCGCAGAAGCATGCGGGGCAAGGTGGTGAAGAGCTGTTATTGGAGCAACGTTTAAGCAGCGAATAA